TCTGACCGCCGAACTGGACCATAACACCGTCATAGTCACCTTTTCGGAGGATATTGACGACATCTTCAAGCTGCATCGGTTCGAAGTAGAGGCGGTCCGAGGTATCGAAGTCGGTTGAAACCGTCTCCGGGTTGTTATTTAAGATATGGACCTCGATGCCTTCTTCACGCAGGGACTTGACTGCGTGAACCGTACAGTAATCAAACTCAATTCCCTGGCCGATGCGTATAGCCCCGGAACCGAGGATGAGGATCTTTTTCCGATCAGACTGGGTAAGCTCGCACTCCTGCTCCCAGGTGGAGTAGTAGTAGGGCGTCTTTGCCGGGAACTCGGCAGAGCAGGTGTCGACCATCTTGTAGGTCGGAAGGCCGACAAGACTCTCGATCTTATAGATGTTCCAGCCGGTGAGTTCGCGGATCTCTGCGTTGGAGAAGCCAAACTTCTTGGAGGTTTTGACAAGCTCTTCAGTTGGGTGGTCGCGGAGCTCAAGTTCGATGTCCACGACATTCTGGATCTTCTCTAAGAAGAACGGCTCGATCTGAGTGAGGTCGTAGACTTCCTTGACGGTCATTCCAAGGCGGAAGGCATCAAAGAGGGTCGGGAATCTCTCATCGGTCGGGCGGGAGAGGATCATTCTGATCTCGTTCAGATCGGTGTGCCGGTAGATATCCGTATCAAGCGAGCGGAGAGCTTTCTTGAATCCTTCTTCAACGGTACGGCCGATTGCCATGACCTCGCCGGTACTTTTCATCGAAGTGGTGAGGGTCCGGTCGGCAGTCTTGAATTTATCGAACGGCCATCTGGATACTTTGACCACGACGTAGTCTACAGCCGGCTCGAAACAGGCCGGCGTGCATCCCGTGACCGTGTTCATGATCTCATCGAGGTGCAGACCGATGGCGACTTTTGCTGCCACACGGGCGATCGGGTAACCGGTCGCTTTCGAGGCAAGTGCCGAGGAACGCGAGACACGCGGGTTGACTTCAATAACACGGTAGTCACCGTTGTTGAAGGCAAACTGGATGTTACATCCACCCTGCACGTTGAGTGCACGGATGATTTTGATTGCGGCACGCCGCATGATGCCAAACTCATCAGAGGTGAGGGACAGGATCGGAGCGACGACAACGGACTCTCCGGTGTGGACACCCATCGGGTCGACGTTTTCCATTCCGCAGATGATGATACAGGTGTCTGCCGCATCACGCATGACCTCGAACTCGATTTCGTTCCAGCCTTTGACCGACTCTTCGATCAGGACCTGGTGGACACGGGATTTCGTGAGACCGTGTTCGACGATAGTTTTGAGTTCTTCTTTGGTGTTCGCAACTCCTCCGCCGGCTCCGCCAAGTGTGTATGCCGGACGAATGATTGCGGGGAGACCGACTTCTGCGTATGCCTCTTCGAGCTGCTCGATTTTGGTTAAGATGAAACTCTTCGGAATCGGTTCACCGATCTCTAGCATGAGTTTCTTGAAGAGATCACGGTCTTCACCATGATAGATGGCTTCAAGCGGCGTTCCAAGAATCTGCACGCCTTCAAGAGCGCCCAGTTCATAGAGTTCGGCCGTAAGGTTCAGACCGGTCTGACCGCCCATACCTGAAAGAATACCATCCGGCTTTTCCTTCTTGATGATCTCGGCAATGATATCTGCTTTCAGCGGTTCAACATAGACTTTATCTGCAGTTTCAGGATCGGTCTGGATCGTAGCCGGGTTGGAGTTGACTAAGACAACTTCGATGCCCTCTTCACGCACAGCTTTACATGCCTGGCTTCCTGCGTAGTCAAACTCGGCAGCCTGTCCGATCTGGATCGGTCCTGATCCGATGAGCAGGACTTTTTTGAGTGAGGTGTTTTTAGGCATCTGGGATTCCTCTGTACATGATATCGTAAATTGGTTTTTCCACGCCGTCGTAGATTCCATCATGTTCCGGATGGAACTGTACACAGTACACGCCGAGGTCGTTGTTGACAAAGCCCTCAACCGTGTCGTCGTTTGCATTGACACAGTTTACTTCACAGCCTTCCGGAAGACTGTCGGCAACTACTGCGTAACCGTGTCCCTGGAAAGTTACGGCAACCGTCCCGTCGGAGAATTTCACCGGCTGGCTTTCTCCGCGGTGACCAAGTTTGAGTTTTTCAACCTGACCGCCAAGAGCTGCCGCAATGATCTCTGCACCCATACAGATTCCCTGTACCGGAATGGTTCCAAGGATGTCTTTGACGCAGGAGATTGCTTTCGGTGCGGCAAACGGATAACCCGGGCCGTTCGTTAAGAAGAGCGCGCTTGGTTTGTCTGCCATGATCACATCAGCCGGAGTTCCATACGGGTAGACATAGATGTCTGCGCCACGGTTTTTCAGACTGGTGAATACCGATTTTCTGCATCCGAAATCGAGGACGGCAATTTTTTTGCCTTTTCCTTCGATGTGATAGGGGGCCTTGCAGGTTACACCGGGAATGAGTTCGCGGGTTTCCTGGACCGGAGCGGTCTGAGCCATGGTGACGGCTTTGTATCCGTCGTCAGAACCGGTGATAAGGGTCGCACGCATAACGCCCTGTTCACGCAGTTTTATTGTGAGCATCCGTGTGTCGACACCCTCGATTCCAATAAGGCCGTTATCCTCAAAGAATTCGCCTAGTGTCGGCTGGTGTTTTGGATGAACGCAGAGTTCACGCACAATTGTTCCCGTAGCGTGAACTTTGTCATGCTGGAGCTGATCTTTGTTTGCTCCGTAGTTTCCAACAAGTGGATAGCCGAACATCAATAGTTGTCCGGCAACACTCGGGTCACTAAGGGCTTCCATGTATCCCGTAGATACAAGGGTGACAACCAGTTCACCGGAGGCGCAGCCTTCAACGCCAAAGCCGGTTCCAGTGATGATTGTCCCATCTTCAAGTCCTAAGACAGCCTTCATGATTTTGTACCACATACATGTCGGCAGGATAGATAATAAGACTAATCAATGATTACACAATATCAATTAATAAAAATATATTCTATTAATAAAATATATTGTCTAACTTTTACTGCACAATATATTTTGGTGGCGACAATATTTTTTATCGTCCCAGGATATATTCATTACCCCCGATAACCATACATTCACTCGTGCGAGACACAGAGCCTCGCTGTATTATGCATCATTCCTGTGAGTATTCCTGATATCATGACAGAAACAAGATCTAAAACTGCAAAATCTCCCATTATATTCATACCCGGTATTATGGGCAGCCGGCTTTATGATCAGACCGGCAGTCTTGTCTGGGTTGAATATTCGCTCAAACTTACAAAACTCGGCGAGATGATGGGGATGCAAAATACCCTGGCAGTAAAAAACAACGAAATCAATCAGGTGACCGTTCCAGAACATCAGCGGGAATACGGAGCCATGGGACCGTTCGAATATCCCTACAAAAAAATCGTTGACCTGCTCTGTGATGTATTCCCGGAAAATGGCGTCTATTTTTTATTCCTATGATTTTCGTCAGACCATAGCAGACTCTGCCGATTTGTTACATAAGCAGATTCAAAGCATTCAGAATATTACCGGCAAAGCCAAGGTCGATCTTATTGCGCACAGTCTCGGCTGGCTGATTGTTTCAGCATATCTCGAAGACTACGGAAACGAAAATATCGAAAAAATCATCATCCTTGCTACTCCCTATGAAGGCTCTCCCGATACGATAAACACGGCATTGACCGGAGAAATGACATACATCCCGGGAAGCGTGCTTGACACGGTAACGAAA
The sequence above is a segment of the uncultured Methanocorpusculum sp. genome. Coding sequences within it:
- the carB gene encoding carbamoyl-phosphate synthase large subunit, which produces MPKNTSLKKVLLIGSGPIQIGQAAEFDYAGSQACKAVREEGIEVVLVNSNPATIQTDPETADKVYVEPLKADIIAEIIKKEKPDGILSGMGGQTGLNLTAELYELGALEGVQILGTPLEAIYHGEDRDLFKKLMLEIGEPIPKSFILTKIEQLEEAYAEVGLPAIIRPAYTLGGAGGGVANTKEELKTIVEHGLTKSRVHQVLIEESVKGWNEIEFEVMRDAADTCIIICGMENVDPMGVHTGESVVVAPILSLTSDEFGIMRRAAIKIIRALNVQGGCNIQFAFNNGDYRVIEVNPRVSRSSALASKATGYPIARVAAKVAIGLHLDEIMNTVTGCTPACFEPAVDYVVVKVSRWPFDKFKTADRTLTTSMKSTGEVMAIGRTVEEGFKKALRSLDTDIYRHTDLNEIRMILSRPTDERFPTLFDAFRLGMTVKEVYDLTQIEPFFLEKIQNVVDIELELRDHPTEELVKTSKKFGFSNAEIRELTGWNIYKIESLVGLPTYKMVDTCSAEFPAKTPYYYSTWEQECELTQSDRKKILILGSGAIRIGQGIEFDYCTVHAVKSLREEGIEVHILNNNPETVSTDFDTSDRLYFEPMQLEDVVNILRKGDYDGVMVQFGGQNSVNLAIPIQEEIKLFGLKTKVLGTSPDNMDVAEDRNRFSVLLELNNIPSPANGSAYSEKEAYAIANKIGYPVLVRPSYVLGGRAMELVHDELELQTYIKEAVRVSNTHPVLIDRYLDNATELDVDAVSDGETVLIGGVMEHIEEAGVHSGDSACVIPTQTLTPEQIATVKDYTRKIALSLGVVGLINIQYAIHKGTVYVLEANPRASRTVPFVSKATGLPLAKIAAKLMLGKKLADLGYQEKEINHVAVKEVLLPFSRLPGVDPILGPEMKSTGEVIGIDYDFGRAFYKASQAAENTIPLKGNVFISVTNDQKDEILPIAQKLHALGFSLYGTEGTVKFLAQNDIPMNLVRKVQEGSPNILDMIRALDVNLLINTPGDKNARADHLQIMRASIDYSIPYITTIFGAEAAVQAIESMKTNKITVEPLSHYHS
- the carA gene encoding glutamine-hydrolyzing carbamoyl-phosphate synthase small subunit; translated protein: MKAVLGLEDGTIITGTGFGVEGCASGELVVTLVSTGYMEALSDPSVAGQLLMFGYPLVGNYGANKDQLQHDKVHATGTIVRELCVHPKHQPTLGEFFEDNGLIGIEGVDTRMLTIKLREQGVMRATLITGSDDGYKAVTMAQTAPVQETRELIPGVTCKAPYHIEGKGKKIAVLDFGCRKSVFTSLKNRGADIYVYPYGTPADVIMADKPSALFLTNGPGYPFAAPKAISCVKDILGTIPVQGICMGAEIIAAALGGQVEKLKLGHRGESQPVKFSDGTVAVTFQGHGYAVVADSLPEGCEVNCVNANDDTVEGFVNNDLGVYCVQFHPEHDGIYDGVEKPIYDIMYRGIPDA